The following proteins are encoded in a genomic region of Amyelois transitella isolate CPQ chromosome 14, ilAmyTran1.1, whole genome shotgun sequence:
- the LOC106129111 gene encoding uncharacterized protein LOC106129111, producing the protein MVTEHPKVYEFNRKYVTYANLTTTRYGRRDPVYYVGLHFHSLYSFGNNWTVDFYFYQFLSNEYKRSFVEMHFGWCDLIKKDKFFGQAMNQGRFLEQPKCPFAPGYYHLYNMTVPVTSIPWNFPFTKGRIYANVTATGTGEILARGYINMELKPCKHIRMGRHVPND; encoded by the exons ATGGTGACCGAGCATCCAAAAGTATATGAATTTAATCGGAAATATGTGACATATGCTAACTTAACGACTACGAGATACGGCCGCCGGGACCCCGTGTACTACGTGGGCTTGCACTTCCACAGTCTTTATAGCTTCGGGAACAACTGGACG GTGGACTTCTACTTTTACCAGTTCCTGTCGAACGAGTACAAGCGCAGTTTCGTCGAGATGCACTTTGGTTGGTgcgatttaattaaaaaggatAAGTTTTTTGGACAAGCTATGAACCAGGGAAGGTTCTTGGAACAGCCAAAATGTCCGTTTGCTCCA GGCTACTACCATCTATACAACATGACGGTTCCTGTGACCAGCATCCCCTGGAACTTCCCTTTCACCAAAGGACGCATATACGCAAACGTTACCGCCACCGGCACTGGCGAGATTTTGGCCCGCGGATACATCAATATGGAGCTGAAACCTTGCAAGCATATCCGGATGGGAAGACATGTACCTAACgactaa
- the LOC106129112 gene encoding protein fuzzy homolog isoform X2, which yields MSVIILAVASDSGVPIFSRKRGNNEHIQFSTIASLHGINMFTKCHNLSMIDTKLDNGRILWKEYCKSVTLIGIATGGLECDLELLLSCVHDLMIFFIGQRELENFKNIEQIKRDLRQCYPMLNYLLESLDPSTASGPLPMLDLMQCTICPQAPQLEVAFRAVTCKLLSDVFVLVVCGATPALPQLEELALRSWEPLAALLHEARLAGPAGLPASVALDSAVLGILVVNISSRECVLPRPPGGRSRVPRLDALLGFYRAAATLLAPETLEPGTDGDEFERCVSETYWCSEYHKCYGCRRGELLCCALFPAAVPTHAARLMTHQILQDLSSNKDMHW from the exons ATGTctgttataatattagcagtTGCAAGTGATAGTGGTGTgccaatattttcaagaaaacGCGGCAACAATGAACAC ATACAATTTTCAACGATCGCTTCGCTACATGGCATTAACATGTTCACGAAGTGCCACAATTTGTCAATGATCGATACAAAACTAGACAATGGGAGGATTTTATGGAaagaatattgtaaaag TGTAACTCTGATTGGAATAGCTACAGGTGGACTTGAATGTGACTTGGAGTTACTATTGTCATGTGTCCACGATTTGATGATATTCTTCATTGGGCAGAGAGAATTGGAGAACTTTAAAAACATAGAACAGATCAAAAGAGATCTGCGGCAGTGCTACCCGATGCTGAATTATCTATTGGAATCCCTGGACCCCAGCACAGCGTCTGGTCCGTTGCCGATGTTAGATCTGATGCAATGCACTATATGCCCACAGGCACCACAGTTAGAG GTGGCGTTCCGCGCGGTGACGTGCAAGCTGCTGTCGGACGTGTTCGTGCTGGTGGTGTGCGGCGCGACGCCCGCGCTGCCGCAGCTCGAGGAGCTCGCGCTGCGCAGCTGGGAGCCGCTCGCCGCGCTGCTGCACGAGGCCCGGCTGGCCGGCCCCGCCGGCTTGCCCGCTAGCGTGGCGCTGGACAGCGCTGTGTTGGG cATCCTGGTGGTAAACATATCGTCCCGCGAGTGCGTGTTGCCGCGTCCGCCGGGCGGCCGCTCTCGCGTCCCGAGACTCGACGCGCTGCTGGGCTTCTACCGCGCCGCCGCCACACTGCTCGCGCCCGAGACGCTCGAGCCAGGGACTGATGGCG ATGAGTTTGAACGCTGTGTGAGCGAGACGTACTGGTGCTCGGAGTACCACAAGTGCTACGGCTGCCGCCGCGGCGAGCTGCTCTGCTGCGCGCTGTTCCCGGCCGCCGTGCCCACGCACGCCGCCAG GTTGATGACTCATCAGATATTACAAGACTTAAGCTCAAACAAAGACATGCATTGGTAG
- the LOC106129112 gene encoding protein fuzzy homolog isoform X1: MSVIILAVASDSGVPIFSRKRGNNEHIQFSTIASLHGINMFTKCHNLSMIDTKLDNGRILWKEYCKSVTLIGIATGGLECDLELLLSCVHDLMIFFIGQRELENFKNIEQIKRDLRQCYPMLNYLLESLDPSTASGPLPMLDLMQCTICPQAPQLEHALEAYSARVRGRWALLAAGGARAAAGARWAALRARERRLLRLLLAAAPAAARATPVYLPDTSPHVAFRAVTCKLLSDVFVLVVCGATPALPQLEELALRSWEPLAALLHEARLAGPAGLPASVALDSAVLGILVVNISSRECVLPRPPGGRSRVPRLDALLGFYRAAATLLAPETLEPGTDGDEFERCVSETYWCSEYHKCYGCRRGELLCCALFPAAVPTHAARLMTHQILQDLSSNKDMHW, from the exons ATGTctgttataatattagcagtTGCAAGTGATAGTGGTGTgccaatattttcaagaaaacGCGGCAACAATGAACAC ATACAATTTTCAACGATCGCTTCGCTACATGGCATTAACATGTTCACGAAGTGCCACAATTTGTCAATGATCGATACAAAACTAGACAATGGGAGGATTTTATGGAaagaatattgtaaaag TGTAACTCTGATTGGAATAGCTACAGGTGGACTTGAATGTGACTTGGAGTTACTATTGTCATGTGTCCACGATTTGATGATATTCTTCATTGGGCAGAGAGAATTGGAGAACTTTAAAAACATAGAACAGATCAAAAGAGATCTGCGGCAGTGCTACCCGATGCTGAATTATCTATTGGAATCCCTGGACCCCAGCACAGCGTCTGGTCCGTTGCCGATGTTAGATCTGATGCAATGCACTATATGCCCACAGGCACCACAGTTAGAG CACGCGCTGGAGGCGTACAGCGCGCGCGTGCGCGGGCGCTGGGCGCTGctggcggcgggcggcgcgcgcgcggcggcgggcgcgcgcTGGGCGGCGCTGCGCGCGCGCGAGCGGCGCCTGCTGCGGCTGCTGCTggccgccgcgcccgccgccgcgcgcgccACGCCCGTCTACCTGCCCGACACTAGTCCGCAC GTGGCGTTCCGCGCGGTGACGTGCAAGCTGCTGTCGGACGTGTTCGTGCTGGTGGTGTGCGGCGCGACGCCCGCGCTGCCGCAGCTCGAGGAGCTCGCGCTGCGCAGCTGGGAGCCGCTCGCCGCGCTGCTGCACGAGGCCCGGCTGGCCGGCCCCGCCGGCTTGCCCGCTAGCGTGGCGCTGGACAGCGCTGTGTTGGG cATCCTGGTGGTAAACATATCGTCCCGCGAGTGCGTGTTGCCGCGTCCGCCGGGCGGCCGCTCTCGCGTCCCGAGACTCGACGCGCTGCTGGGCTTCTACCGCGCCGCCGCCACACTGCTCGCGCCCGAGACGCTCGAGCCAGGGACTGATGGCG ATGAGTTTGAACGCTGTGTGAGCGAGACGTACTGGTGCTCGGAGTACCACAAGTGCTACGGCTGCCGCCGCGGCGAGCTGCTCTGCTGCGCGCTGTTCCCGGCCGCCGTGCCCACGCACGCCGCCAG GTTGATGACTCATCAGATATTACAAGACTTAAGCTCAAACAAAGACATGCATTGGTAG
- the LOC106129185 gene encoding polycomb protein Sfmbt yields the protein MAFCANGDAMNVSYSTDISEENNIVDNLSIIPLEKDSFAICELCGLVGRRGQFYVRNNKFCSLRCHSSSTRRRNYNWRFKLMEGTDHMAGMIPLEPLPQLQQWQVNYNDLQDGPLKQSASLVANSYEWKDELFGCDFLAAPVSLFKHAPLNEMWDSTFEGMKVEVKNNDCDNPNDKNNDFFWVATVLKVKGYMGLLRYEGFGSDDSKDFWVNLCCSEVHPVGWCATRGKPLIPPRTIEDKYADWKKFLVKQLTGARTLPANFYSKLNDSLVSRFSVGSVMEVVDKNRISQVKVATVCEIIGKRLHVKYYDSSPEDDGFWCHEDSPLIHPVGWAFRVGHRLAAPPSYCQRVAAGRPSAADAAPELFRQFPADEPPLFAEGMKLEAIDPLNLSAVCAATVMQTLREGYVMVRIEQYPADAARADWFCYHQRSPAVFPAGFARAHHIPLVPPLGYSAASFSWEQYLAETGSVAAPPAAFGARASAAAHGFVAGMRLECADLMDPRLVCVATVARVVQDMLKVHFDGWGAEYDQWVWARSTDVFPVGWCRAVRHRLEGPLQPPRRHASKNSSRAPTTTEENSQNSQISEPPNNKSVSSPSEPDIRELVHAAAGGEPEQEPEETPTAPAPDATPDAVEPPDAVGPPDTVAPPDAAEPPDAASPPDADAAAALWAVGPEQWARADVARFLALHACQAYAGSFAHLDGRQLLQLSKDDIVELMHLKVGPALKIYDLVQQLKLKIKQPSRLLAGFKQ from the exons ATGGCTTTTTGTGCTAATGGAGATGCTATGAACGTTAGTTACTCAACGGACATTTCCGAGGAGAATAATATTGTTGACAACCTATCTATTATTCCTCTTGAGAAGGACAGTTTTG CAATATGTGAATTATGTGGTCTGGTTGGCCGCAGAGGGCAGTTTTATGTTCGcaacaataaattttgttcattGAGATGTCATTCAAGTAGTACAAGACGTCGGAACTACAACTGGCGTTTCAAACTAATGGAAGGCACTGACCATATGGCTGGCATGATTCCCTTGGAGCCCCTGCCCCAGCTGCAGCAGTGGCAGGTCAATTACAATGATTTACAG GACGGTCCACTAAAGCAGTCGGCGTCATTGGTTGCCAACAGCTACGAGTGGAAGGACGAGCTGTTCGGCTGCGACTTCCTGGCCGCGCCCGTCAGCCTGTTCAAACACGCCCCTCTCAACGAGATGTGGGACAGCACCTTCGAGGGAATGAAGGTGGAGGTCAAGAACAATGATTGTGATAATCCTAATGATAAGAATAATGACTTTTTTTGGGTTGCAACTGTTTTGAAA gTAAAAGGTTACATGGGATTGTTACGCTATGAAGGCTTCGGCAGTGATGACTCGAAGGATTTCTGGGTGAACCTGTGTTGCTCCGAGGTGCATCCCGTGGGCTGGTGCGCCACCAGGGGGAAGCCACTCATACCGCCGCGCACCATTGAAGATAAATATGCAGATTGGAAAaa gttTTTAGTGAAACAGCTGACAGGAGCGCGCACGTTGCCCGCGAACTTCTACAGCAAGCTAAACGACAGCCTCGTATCGAGGTTCTCGGTCGGCTCCGTCATGGAGGTCGTGGACAAGAATAGGATATCACAAGTAAAG GTGGCGACTGTATGCGAAATTATAGGGAAGCGGTTAcatgtaaaatattacgaCAGCTCACCAGAAGACGACGGGTTCTGGTGCCACGAAGACTCGCCCCTCATCCACCCGGTGGGCTGGGCGTTCCGCGTGGGGCACCGGCTGGCCGCGCCGCCCAGCTACTGCCAGCGCGTGGCCGCGGGCCGGCCGTCGGCGGCCGACGCCGCGCCCGAGCTGTTCCGGCAGTTCCCGGCCGACGAGCCGCCGCTGTTCGCGGAGGGCATGAAGCTGGAAGCCATCGACCCGCTGAACCTGTCGGCCGTGTGCGCGGCCACGGTGATGCAGACGCTGCGCGAGGGCTACGTGATGGTGCGCATCGAGCAGTACCCGGCGGACGCGGCGCGCGCCGACTGGTTCTGCTACCACCAGCGCTCGCCCGCCGTGTTCCCGGCCGGCTTCGCGCGCGCGCACCACATCCCGCTCGTGCCGCCGCTCGG GTACTCGGCGGCGTCGTTCAGCTGGGAGCAGTACCTGGCGGAGACGGGCAGCGTGGCGGCGCCGCCGGCCGCGTTCGGCGCGCGCGCCAGCGCCGCCGCGCACGGGTTCGTGGCCGGCATGCGCCTCGAGTGCGCCGACCTCATGGACCCCCGGCTGGTCTGCGTCGCCACCGTGGCCAGGGTGGTGCAGGACATGCTCAAG GTGCACTTCGACGGGTGGGGCGCGGAGTACGACCAGTGGGTGTGGGCGCGCAGCACGGACGTGTTCCCGGTGGGCTGGTGCCGCGCCGTGCGGCATCGCCTCGAGGGCCCGCTGCAGCCGCCGCGGAGGCACG ccTCAAAAAACTCGTCTCGAGCTCCGACCACAACGGAGGAGAATTCTCAAAATTCGCAAATCTCCGAGCCTCCGAACAACAAAAGCGTCTCCTCCCCTAGCGAGCCCGACATCAGGGAGCTGGTGCATGCGGCGGCTGGAGGGGAACCCGAGCAGGAGCCAGAGGAGACGCCG AccgcgcccgcgcccgacGCGACGCCTGACGCAGTCGAGCCGCCTGACGCAGTCGGGCCACCTGACACAGTCGCGCCGCCCGACGCAGCCGAGCCGCCGGACGCGGCCTCGCCGCCCGACGCGGacgcggcggcggcgctgTGGGCGGTGGGCCCCGAGCAGTGGGCGCGCGCGGACGTGGCGCGCTTCCTGGCGCTGCACGCGTGCCAGGCCTACGCCGGCAGCTTCGCGCACCTCGACGGCCGGCAGCTGCTGCAGCTCTCCAAGGACGACATCGTGGAGCTCATGCACCTCAAGGTGGGCCCCGCGCTCAAGATATACGACCTGGTGCAGCAGCTCAAGCTGAAGATCAAGCAGCCCTCGAGGCTGCTGGCGGGCTTCAAGCAGTGA
- the LOC106129132 gene encoding protein cornichon — translation MAFSFPAFSYIIALIVDAFLIFFSIFHVIAFDELKTDYKNPIDQCNSLNPLVLPEYLLHLLINVLFLLSGEWFSLLINIPLILYHFHRYYNRPVMSGPGLYDPTSIMNADVLTICQREGWIKLAFYLLSFFLYLYGMIVVLIAA, via the exons ATGGCGTTTAGCTTTCCTGCGTTTTCGTATATTATAGCGTTAATTGTAGACGCTTTTCTCATattcttttcaatatttcacGTAATAGCTTTTGATGAATTAAAAACTGATTATAAAAACCCTATAGATCAGTGCAACAGCCTTAATCCA CTCGTGTTGCCAGAGTACTTACTACATTTACTTATAAACGTATTATTCCTGTTGTCGGGAGAATGGTTCTCTTTGCTGATAAACATTCCTTTGATACTATATCATTTTCACAG ATATTATAACCGGCCAGTGATGTCGGGGCCGGGTCTGTATGACCCCACAAGTATCATGAATGCCGATGTGCTGACTATTTGTCAGAGAGAAGGCTGGATCAAATTGGCATTCTATTTGTTGTCATTCTTTTTATATCTCTACGG AATGATTGTGGTGTTGATAGCTGCGTAG